From Quercus robur chromosome 8, dhQueRobu3.1, whole genome shotgun sequence:
ATGTTCTAGACCTGCTATAAAATCTtgtcaacaattcatgcattaaTCAAATTTATCTACCCACCAATTATACTTATTCTCCAACTTAATCCTAATCTTTTAATATAAGAAGCAGTTAATCTTAATGCTTTGTGTGTATGTTTTAGAACAAATATGaaatacctctctctctctctctctctctccattttattatttgtgaCTAAATAAAGATACGAATTATTCATTGTTGATTTTGCGTTAAACTGAATAGTGGGCTCAACTCTCTTCATTTCAAATCCAGGTTGATTGGCACAACTTCATTTTCCGTTTGCCACTCCAAAATCGACCCCAAGAAGGAACAaatgactcttttttttctttgataatttgatagttttaaACTTAGCTCTAACagctttataatttatttttagtaaattataaattacacccttaaagtttagaagtgtttgaattttacaccctgaaatttcaaaatttagaggtataaataaaatccaaacattctcaaactttaggagataaaatccaaaattttaaatctcaggatgtaaaatccaaaaactcCCAAATTTCagagggtaaaatccaaattctgaaactccaaagtgtaaaatttacacactcccaaactttaagagtgtaatttgcaatttatccatttgttttttattttcttctttgagaATATAGCTTTTAAAACTTCAGGGCCACTTATCAGCTTAAACACCCTAGGACCACTTTTAACCATCTCGCTAATTGAAAAATGGATTGAAGACATCATATTAGCTTTAATATCAAGGATTTAGGACCACTTTCATTGTTGCAATGGGAACTGCATTAGGGACCTCTCATAAATATAGGACAGTATGATTGAAAGCACCATTATATGGTGAGATATGTGATATGTCCtacatttttcattattttctatcttaaaacttttcttatttataaataaaacctTAAGGGCTCTGAATAAGTAGGTGGTATTAGGTGTTTTCGGTGTAtgcatcctctctctctctcttatgtgGATAGACCCCCACAAATATGAGGTTCACACTGATGTGAGAAGGAAAATACATGGTGTTTTTCCCGGAACAAGATAAGGTTTGTATACTGACTGACACTAGGATATAGCCAACACCATTTCTCTTGAGATATGTTGTTTCCAAAAGGCAGCggtccctttctttttttttttttttgaattaggCAGCAGTCCCTTTCACACCCTTTGGCTTCAAAAACCAAATGAAACAAGGGGCTTCAAGGACATGAGTCTCTGTATCCGAGGacattacctttttttttttttggatacacgAGGACACTACCTTTCCATTTAGGTACAGATATTCACATGGGTGAGCAGCACATAATGGCATGTGGCAGGCCCTTTCAGTTTCATGTGAATCTCAGCAAGTTATTTAATCCTCTAATGTACCTTAAAGTCGGCAGTTGGGTATATTTTGGAACTTTCCTTCCCCTTTCCACTTATGCAAAATTTACTGtttcttttagaataaaaatctattttttgtattttagataACCATTCTTAAAAACAACAATGTCtgattacatattttatattctatttcattaaaacatCACATTTCCTTAATTGTTTAATcatgtttcttttttcataCACAATTCACTCCCGAGAAGTGCAAAGaaataatagtaaataataaaaataaaaatcttttttcatCAACTACAAGACTTGTATATTTGCACAAACACATAGCAAAATTCCATTTTGCATATCCTGTTCATAATTGATATGGATGATTTTTGGGATTCGTTGTCTATATTTTAGGCTTTATGCTATTTTACATGAGCTAGAATGCTCTACATATTTAACACCCAACCTTTTTTCTTACATATAATCATGGCTTGATAcgcttatataataaaattcatcTTATATTTGTTGACATTTCAGACAGGAATATTAAGCAGCATAATGGGGTGTTCTACATTTTAAAACCTTCCCTTCTCAAATAATGAACTCTAATCTAgcttatgaaaataaaattcatcATTTAGACTAAATTTTATTGAATGGATTGGTACTTGAGCTCTGGATCTTTGTTCCTGCATCTTAGATGAGTGAAGATAACATAGCATTTCATGTGTGGTTCTTGTACTAATTATTTGTATTTAAGAAGTTATTGCTAAATGCTAATTTACCAAAGAATTTTTTCCTAAGGTTGGGTATTCAGTCACATGTATCTGATTAAATGATAAAACATCTCAATGAACTTAATCAAAAGTTCCACAATTACCATAACTTTAGGCAGATCATATAATCAGGGTGGGCTCGAGCATTATTATCATATAATCCTTGGGGCCAACCCAAAGCCATCCTCACAATTTCGCCAGGTACATTGTAAACGAGTCTGACTTCACTAATCCTTCTCTCAATTGGACCAACCATTTCCACCACCTCATTTACCAAAGCGACACATGAGCCTGATTACTAAAAAGCTATAGGGCAACTATTTGTTTGAACCAGAGGTGTATTACAAACACCGTCCATCCAGTCCAGCCAATTTCAGACTTCAGACCACCCATGTCATTGAACAACATTACTGCAAAAACATAAGAGCAATTTAAGAGTTATATACAAGTAAGCTAGATTAGGATAAGGCAAAAGGCAAATGGCCAAATATGGGTCACTTGTTGGTATTGGATAAATGGGGCATCCACTCTGGCCACTGGCCAACAGCACCACTTGACCTGGGATTATATTCTGTGTATACTTCACCTACAGTTTCAtccatagaaaaagaaaaggcctaAATTGTGCCCAGGGCACATTCTCCAATTGTCATAGTAACATGCTTGCAAACACATGAATTGCAAATTGCAGTCCAACACACTGCTGGTCCACAAATCCAGACTCAATCTGGAGGTTATACTTTAAATCCACCCCGTGATTCACATGCCACTCAAAAGGaaacaaaagtttaagctaCAAACAAATATACTTGATGCTGATCTTGTATAAATTATTCATGAAATCTATacctgctttttttttttttttattattattattattattataagtaaCCGAAATCTAGACATCTGGCGCATCAAATAGTTGAGTAAACTGTTCGATCATCAAAATATATGCAATATCCAGCAAACAAAGGAATTCAGAGAAGAAAAAGgtgtaaaaatttaaatataactGCTGTTTTATGACAAAACGAAAGAGACTTGGTCCATAGAGACATTCATAAAGAATGCAACAATTTAGTGTTTCTCAAGAAAAACATTTCCAAGAGATCCGAAAGGAGATGTGGCTATCTGTTGCTGGCAATTTGATGAGCCAACAGAATTCATTGTTTCACATGGTCCATTAAAGCAAAATAGCCATTTAATTTGCTGACATCTCACTTTTTGAGgaaatatctacacagttgatCAGGTGACAAACAAAAAGATAGGGATGATACTCTTATTGCAACCTGAAATGCCTATTTCTTCCCCTTGGGATCTAAATTCATCTCTTGAAGGTTCAGCAACAGATCACTTGAATCAAGGAAAACTTTGTTGGCTGAATTTGAGACAGTATGAGCAATTTCTCTCGCAGCTTCGATCTTCCTTAAAGTGGTAAATGCTGGATTGTTGGCGATAGCTTGACCAATCAGCTGGGCACTCTTGGCTTCACCCTAATATTGGCGGGAGAAGAAAATTAAGTGAGACATTTACATCATCCAGAATGCAACACTAAATCCATAAAAGACTTTTTAATTACAGATTAGCAATgacacttaataaaaaaattacagattaGCAATGACATGATTCCCCTTTTTCCCACACTATTTCCCACTGCCATATTTCCAAATTAGTTCTACTAGCAATGATATCATGGGCAAAAATGTTGAGCAGGGAAAACACCAAGTTCTTTCTATAAAAGGTTCATAAACAGTTAAGAGCAAACACAGGTATGCAGTAACATAAATCCAATTTAATATCAGTATCTAAATTTGAGGATTAAGAATTTGTTCTACATTACCTGAGCTCTGATAATAGCACTTCTCTTGTCTTGTTCAGCCTTCTCCACAATAAATTTAGCCCTCTCAGCTTCTTGTGCAGCTACCTGTTTGGCTTCAATAGCAGCTGTAAATTCCTTCCCGAAAGTTAAACTCGTAATTGACACATCATCCAGTGCAATATTGAATTTGGCTGCTCGAGCTACTAAAACTTCCCGTATTTCCCTACTAACAGCCTAGAAAGAAAAGGTCAGAAGCATCAGGATTAAGCAAATGATCCATATgataaaaatatgcaaaacaGAACATTTGCACAAACTCTTTCCATTGCCCATTGAACTTAATCCTAACCAGGAAGGATGCAAAATGAAGTCCAAACCATTGGTGATTTTCACTACtttcagtatttaaataaaGAATTGGAGTGCAAAATCAAACTGTGAAAAAGTATAGGCCTTGCTGCTAACCTCTCTCTGAGTAATGAGCTGGCTGGCATTATACCTTGCAACCACAGCTTTCAGAGTTTCATGAATAATTGAAGGCAGGACCCTTTCATTAAAATTCTCACCAAGGGTTCGATAAATTGTAGGTAACTGATTTGGCACAGGACGGGTAAGAACTCGAAGACCGATTTTCACCTATAAAGTGAAACCAAGAtacatgttatgtaaaaatcAGAATATATGACAGATTGTGATCACACAAGTAATAAATTTGAGCAAACAAATTTAACCTTGCAGAAACAATATTATAACAGCCATCAGAACATCAACATCCTATATAAACTCTTCAGCCTTAACCATGAAGGCATTTTTGGGCATAGAACTGCTTCAACTGTATCTGTATGTGAGTACAGAAAACTCCACAAAAAATAGGGAGGAGCTGAGGAGAAGAGGGCATCtcgtcttctctctctctttggtggggggttgggggggcagggggggggggggaggggatcAACAAATTCGTGTTAACTCTTTAACTTTTTGAGATtactgaagcagtaaacaaacTACAAGACATACAGGGAGGCAAGTCTAGAACCCATACAGGATTCAAACATCACTAGAAGAATTGACAAGTGTGACAACCAACCCCATAACTTGATACTATCCATAATACATCATTAAGGCAAAGTAAGCATTAACATCCAGAAAAAATCCgtggaagaaagagagagagaagaaaaaaacaaacatcaGAACAATCACAAAGGATCAGGAATACAAAAAGTTTCCTAGAGGTACTACAAGAGGtttacataaaaatttcaaacttttggGTACATGGTTTTAGACAATGGTATCCACACTCTAAATGGTGAGTCAATGCCTGAAAAAATAACATCATAGTAATATAGGCATCTAAGTGCAACATCACCCTCATTTTTCCAGTActgatgaaaaataatttcaacgAACTCCTCGAAAAATaattcacaaaaagaaaataagatctAGCAAATAAGGGTTCTTAGAATTCATTACAATATTGGCAATTAACATCTTCTATACAAATAGAGAAATAATCAAAACATGATAAGTAATGTGCAAGATTCATCATGACACAGTCTACAAAAATCACATAGCATCGATACTGAGACCTTGTGAGTGATATCAGTTGCTATATTTAAGTGCTTGATGAAATCACATTTCAAGCTCTATGATATCCCAAAGTGTTCAACctgtaaccttttttttaactgaaaagA
This genomic window contains:
- the LOC126694534 gene encoding prohibitin-1, mitochondrial-like, which gives rise to MNFNNVKVPKVPGGGAASTLLKLGLLGGVGVYAAANSLYNVDGGHRAIVFNRIGGVKDQVYVEGTHIIIPWFERPIIYDVRARPHLVESTSGSRDLQMVKIGLRVLTRPVPNQLPTIYRTLGENFNERVLPSIIHETLKAVVARYNASQLITQREAVSREIREVLVARAAKFNIALDDVSITSLTFGKEFTAAIEAKQVAAQEAERAKFIVEKAEQDKRSAIIRAQGEAKSAQLIGQAIANNPAFTTLRKIEAAREIAHTVSNSANKVFLDSSDLLLNLQEMNLDPKGKK